The Primulina eburnea isolate SZY01 chromosome 13, ASM2296580v1, whole genome shotgun sequence genome includes a region encoding these proteins:
- the LOC140809493 gene encoding LOW QUALITY PROTEIN: protein PNS1 (The sequence of the model RefSeq protein was modified relative to this genomic sequence to represent the inferred CDS: deleted 1 base in 1 codon), whose amino-acid sequence MGATEPVVVHREEEESMAESEENEDKREEVKDLEKGEMNIHSRQESTVETHPPSGFHMSRMQRLSNTNPLRLVIDNATRVAASSPYPQQPRPSPSPLQQPRPSSSPLQQPRPSPSALQQPRSTPTPQQQSVASLNSRSYTNKFSLVLFLLHIVLAIGLMGFLIFKGVQGLLREGRTKREEKRVVMHFLPQVEAASFLSITLAFIWQKAVRLWPRFMVHFIIWSSFALSLSAGILLICFQMPATDGVGVLFIAFAIGNGLYACWVTQRTSFCSRLFIKALEPAAKFHDINRPIYWMLGAGFLWMSVWIFAVVGAFNFYVPPALVIIVLVLSLAWVAEVMRNVANMTVSRVISLYYLRGMQSSTQFCFQRALSKNLGSASLGSLFVPAIEALRIVARGLNLIEGEDEFMFSCAHCCLRVMESIFSRGNGWAYVQIAAYGKGFVQASQDTWELFKKREMEEVVDSDITSAICFLTGICSGSICTIVVVAWTSTTYRGYMATVAVLAAFIGYLMTRIAMALPHACVSCYYVCYAENPDNRLFDKTIQDRIDLIKSGRDVAVPTPRVPRRFMR is encoded by the exons ATGGGTGCTACAGAACCA GTAGTTGTGcacagagaagaagaagaatcaaTGGCAGAATCAGAAGAGAATGAGGATAAAAGGGAAGAAGTAAAGGATTTGGAAAAAGGTGAAATGAATATTCACAGTCGTCAAGAATCAACGGTTGAAACCCATCCTCCGAGTGGATTTCACATGTCGAGAATGCAAAGATTGAGCAATACAAATCCTTTAAGACTGGTGATAGATAATGCCACAAGGGTTGCTGCATCTTCTCCATATCCACAGCAGCCTCGCCCCTCGCCTTCGCCTCTGCAGCAGCCTCGCCCCTCATCTTCGCCGCTGCAGCAGCCTCGCCCCTCGCCTTCGGCTCTGCAGCAGCCTCGCTCCACACCTACGCCACAA CAGCAATCGGTGGCATCATTGAATTCAAGGTCATACACAAACAAGTTTTCTCTTGTTTTGTTCCTTCTGCACATAGTCCTTGCTATCGGGCTAATGGGGTTTTTGATATTCAAGGGGGTGCAAGGCTTGTTACGAGAAGGGAGAACGAAAAGGGAAGAGAAGAGGGTAGTGATGCATTTTTTGCCTCAAGTTGAGGCTGCATCTTTTCTTAGCATAACATTAGCATTTATATGGCAAAAAGCAGTGAGATTATGGCCTAGATTCATGGTTCATTTCATTATTTGGAGTTCTTTTGCCCTTTCGTTATCCGCCGGAATCCTTCTAATCTGCTTCCAAATGCCGGCCACTGATGGGGTTGGAGTCTTGTTCATTGCTTTTGCCATAGGTAATGGACTCTACGCATGTTGGGTTACCCAAAGAACTAGTTTTTGTTCCAGGCTTTTCATCAAAGCCCTCGAGCCCGCCGCGAAATTCCATGATATAAACCGTCCTATTTATTGGATGCTTGGTGCTGGATTCTTGTGGATGTCAGTTTGGATCTTTGCAGTGGTTGGGGCTTTCAATTTCTATGTTCCACCGGCTTTGGTTATAATAGTATTGGTACTGAGTCTTGCGTGGGTAGCTGAGGTAATGAGGAATGTGGCTAACATGACAGTCAGTAGAGTGATT TCTCTGTATTACCTTAGAGGAATGCAGTCAAGTACTCAGTTCTGCTTCCAACGAGCATTGTCTAAAAATTTGGGAAGCGCTAGCCTTGGATCGCTCTTTGTTCCCGCCATCGAGGCGCTCAGGATAGTAGCACGAGGGCTGAATTTGATCGAAGGTGAAGACGAATTCATGTTTTCTTGTGCACATTGTTGTCTGAGAGTGATGGAATCTATTTTCAGCCGCGGCAACGGCTGGGCCTATGTTCAG ATTGCTGCATACGGAAAAGGTTTTGTCCAGGCATCACAAGACACATGGGAACTCTTTAAGAAGAGAGAAATGGAGGAGGTTGTTGATTCTGATATAACAAGTGCCATTTGCTTTCTCACCGGCATCTGCAGTGGCTCGATTTGTACGATTGTCGTTGTTGCTTGGACGTCCACCACCTACCGAGGCTACATGGCCACCGTCGCCGTGCTGGCTGCTTTCATCGGTTACCTAATG ACTAGGATAGCAATGGCATTGCCCCATGCCTGTGTAAGTTGTTACTACGTCTGCTATGCTGAGAATCCAGACAACAGGCTCTTTGATAAAACCATACAAGATCGAATAGACTTGATAAAATCTGGTCGAGACGTGGCCGTACCAACTCCTAGAGTTCCTCGTAGATTCATGAGATAA